One stretch of Balneola sp. MJW-20 DNA includes these proteins:
- a CDS encoding BamA/TamA family outer membrane protein encodes MRLLTGIILLFLLLPVEEVYSQSVRYLIEDGEQKDVPDAWQNDQALITQWYAAKGYLSARVTFSEDSLFVEKGCRYSLNMENRSENDEWSAISKPEWYAENNIESFFGNIITRLKDQGFLFATTTVDSILIDDDHCTVDLFWSVNKSDQVWVKSFRVNGLNDEENNYLNKRSRLRDSTVVNRYVLNSLRNDLIRTEWFLRVSAPSVFKVEDRYLILVEAEKHPSADFEGLIGYVPSPEGEGQIVGDIDLNIRNAFTLGNRIGFNFQRIRPETSELDISLSQDWISDIPISLTSNFYFYQNDTTYQARNLRLGAAYEIYPGFHLTGDIDLQNTTAGDEDQLLNEPDGSKQTALLGFRISTLDNTEVPTRGSLIELSFGRAFKDIENDSLGTIRQSVLKSTLRKFIPVNARNILALSAYGFILDADNYTLHDLIRFGGANSLRGYSEQQFRASLMLWSDLEYRYLTDPYSYLFLFGSFGGYNRPKLINENDNSFVQKDYLYSFGFGLSYRTAIGRIKFSYAISPQDAISNGKIHIGIRTAL; translated from the coding sequence ATGAGACTTCTTACCGGGATTATTTTACTCTTCCTTTTACTGCCCGTTGAAGAAGTGTATTCTCAATCCGTTCGTTATTTGATCGAAGATGGTGAGCAAAAGGATGTTCCCGATGCATGGCAAAATGATCAGGCACTGATCACACAATGGTATGCCGCTAAAGGTTATTTGTCTGCCAGAGTTACATTCAGCGAGGATTCCTTGTTCGTGGAAAAAGGCTGCAGATATAGTCTGAACATGGAAAACCGATCTGAAAACGATGAATGGTCTGCAATCAGTAAACCCGAATGGTACGCAGAGAATAATATCGAGTCATTTTTTGGAAATATAATTACTCGTCTTAAAGACCAGGGATTTTTATTTGCTACTACTACTGTTGACAGCATTTTGATCGATGATGACCATTGTACAGTAGATCTTTTCTGGTCTGTTAATAAAAGTGATCAGGTTTGGGTTAAAAGTTTTAGAGTGAATGGCCTGAATGATGAAGAGAATAACTACCTGAATAAAAGAAGCAGGCTGAGAGATTCAACCGTGGTAAATCGGTATGTATTAAACAGCCTCAGGAATGATCTGATTCGCACCGAATGGTTCCTGCGTGTAAGTGCCCCTTCGGTTTTTAAAGTGGAGGACAGATATTTGATCCTTGTAGAAGCTGAGAAACACCCTTCTGCCGACTTTGAAGGGCTGATCGGGTATGTGCCCTCCCCGGAAGGAGAAGGTCAGATAGTGGGCGACATAGACCTTAATATTCGTAATGCTTTTACTTTGGGTAACCGTATCGGATTTAATTTCCAGAGGATTAGGCCGGAAACCAGTGAACTGGACATTTCACTTTCTCAGGACTGGATATCCGATATACCGATCAGCTTAACGAGTAATTTCTATTTCTATCAGAATGATACTACTTATCAGGCTCGAAATTTAAGATTAGGAGCAGCCTATGAAATATATCCGGGCTTTCACCTGACCGGCGATATTGACCTGCAGAACACAACTGCGGGAGATGAGGATCAGCTGCTGAATGAACCGGATGGTTCTAAACAAACGGCACTTCTAGGATTCAGGATCTCTACACTGGATAATACAGAGGTACCAACAAGAGGGTCTCTCATAGAGCTGTCCTTCGGCAGAGCATTCAAGGACATTGAAAATGATTCACTTGGCACGATCCGGCAAAGTGTATTAAAAAGCACGTTAAGAAAATTCATTCCGGTAAATGCCAGAAACATCCTTGCATTATCAGCTTATGGCTTTATTCTGGATGCAGATAACTATACCCTGCATGACCTGATTCGTTTTGGAGGAGCAAATTCATTGCGTGGATATAGCGAGCAGCAATTCCGGGCGTCCCTCATGCTTTGGTCTGATCTCGAATACCGGTATCTCACTGATCCTTACTCTTATTTATTCCTTTTTGGTTCTTTTGGAGGATATAATCGGCCTAAACTTATTAATGAGAACGATAATAGTTTTGTTCAGAAGGACTATCTGTACTCCTTTGGATTTGGTTTGAGTTACCGGACCGCGATCGGCCGTATTAAGTTTAGTTATGCGATCTCTCCGCAGGATGCTATCTCAAACGGTAAAATACATATAGGGATAAGAACAGCCCTTTGA
- the speE gene encoding polyamine aminopropyltransferase — translation MGLQYNEYYNGTTGLTVGVNKVLFSEETPYQKVEVYETDTWGNLMVIDGMVMLSEKDEFVYHEMLVHPTMFSHPNPEKVLIIGGGDGGTAREVLKHASVKKVDMVEIDEAVIRAAKEFLPEVGAWDDPRLSVKVEDGIAFIKNAQAAYDVVIIDGSDPVGPAEGLFSREFIQLCRDALTEQGVFSAQTESPWIPEYHKSIANEYRYLSESFTNASLYLGFIPLYPSGMWSFAIASHHTNFQDEEVMTRVGQGMKAFGSGLKYYNAEVHKGAFALPNFVADIIS, via the coding sequence ATGGGATTGCAATACAATGAATATTATAACGGGACCACTGGATTAACCGTAGGCGTGAATAAAGTTCTGTTTTCGGAAGAAACTCCCTATCAAAAGGTTGAAGTGTACGAAACAGATACCTGGGGTAATCTGATGGTGATCGACGGTATGGTAATGCTCTCCGAAAAAGACGAATTTGTCTATCATGAGATGCTGGTTCATCCTACAATGTTTAGTCATCCGAATCCGGAGAAAGTGCTCATTATTGGTGGTGGGGATGGAGGAACTGCCAGGGAAGTATTAAAGCACGCCTCTGTGAAAAAAGTGGATATGGTGGAGATCGATGAAGCGGTTATTCGGGCAGCTAAGGAATTCCTGCCGGAAGTAGGAGCATGGGATGACCCGAGGCTTAGTGTAAAGGTGGAGGATGGGATAGCTTTTATTAAGAACGCTCAGGCAGCTTACGATGTAGTGATCATTGATGGATCAGATCCAGTCGGACCCGCAGAAGGATTGTTTTCAAGGGAGTTTATTCAACTTTGCCGAGATGCTTTAACAGAGCAGGGTGTTTTTTCAGCTCAGACTGAATCCCCATGGATACCCGAATACCATAAAAGCATTGCAAATGAATACAGATACTTAAGTGAATCTTTTACTAATGCCTCTTTATACTTGGGATTCATACCTTTATACCCTTCAGGTATGTGGTCATTTGCTATTGCTTCCCATCACACAAATTTCCAGGATGAGGAAGTGATGACGAGAGTCGGGCAGGGGATGAAGGCATTCGGTTCCGGACTAAAATACTATAATGCAGAGGTCCACAAAGGGGCATTTGCTTTACCTAATTTTGTAGCCGACATTATCTCATAA
- a CDS encoding pyruvoyl-dependent arginine decarboxylase, whose protein sequence is MVKTPNIYCLVSGAAEGNTRLNAFDNALLEAGVGDTNLMRMSSICPPGAVETNIKDITLPKGGLIPLAYATIDSQTPQMWIASAIAVGIPEDPSEPGVIMEFEDHTRLEYVETIVKQMVVDAFDYRKRALKEIKTVGIEHQVKKCGSTFAAAVLWYK, encoded by the coding sequence ATGGTTAAGACCCCGAATATTTATTGCCTGGTATCAGGCGCTGCCGAAGGAAATACCAGATTGAATGCTTTTGATAATGCATTACTTGAAGCTGGTGTGGGTGATACCAACCTGATGCGAATGAGCAGTATTTGTCCTCCCGGTGCGGTAGAAACCAATATTAAAGACATTACCCTTCCTAAAGGAGGATTGATTCCGCTGGCCTATGCCACGATCGATTCTCAGACCCCTCAGATGTGGATCGCATCTGCAATTGCCGTCGGAATACCTGAAGACCCTTCTGAACCAGGTGTGATCATGGAATTTGAAGATCATACCCGCCTGGAGTATGTGGAAACCATTGTAAAGCAGATGGTGGTGGATGCATTCGATTATCGTAAAAGGGCATTGAAGGAGATCAAGACAGTAGGAATCGAGCATCAGGTTAAAAAATGCGGATCCACTTTCGCTGCTGCTGTTCTATGGTATAAATAG
- the speD gene encoding adenosylmethionine decarboxylase — translation MEALGRQILVEFYDCDSNSINDVEYIEEGMLNAAKAAKATIISHNFHKFSPYGVSGMVVIAESHISIHTWPEYNYAAVDIFTCGDTIDPWGIQEFLKETFSSQIVSSMEMKRGLFKVPKGEKLLFKPSVNVYNH, via the coding sequence TTGGAAGCACTCGGTAGACAAATACTGGTAGAATTTTACGACTGTGATAGCAATAGCATCAATGATGTCGAATACATAGAAGAAGGAATGCTGAATGCAGCGAAAGCGGCTAAGGCAACTATTATCTCACATAATTTCCACAAATTTAGTCCTTACGGCGTCAGTGGAATGGTCGTGATCGCAGAATCACATATTTCGATTCATACCTGGCCTGAATACAATTATGCAGCAGTGGATATTTTTACCTGCGGTGATACCATTGATCCATGGGGCATACAGGAGTTCCTTAAAGAAACATTTAGTTCTCAGATCGTCTCCAGCATGGAGATGAAAAGAGGGCTTTTTAAAGTACCGAAAGGAGAGAAGCTGCTGTTCAAGCCATCGGTGAACGTATATAATCATTGA
- a CDS encoding thiamine pyrophosphate-dependent enzyme — protein MTSALKNISEEEALKIYKSLLLPRRIEERMLKLLRQNQISKWFSGIGQEAISVGLTLSAKKEDYILPMHRNLGVFTTRGVPLYQLFCQLFGKKEGFTGGRDRSFHFGSLEHNIVGMISHLAAMMPVADGLALAKKLKNEDAVVFSLCGDGASSEGDFHEAINLAAVWKLPVVFVIENNGYGLSTPVNEQFACERLSDRASGYGIEGFHIDGNNVLEVMDTIQKARELALAGNPVLIEAKTFRMRGHEEASGTHYVPDILFEDWAEKDPILRLEKEMLAAGYMETEDDFKEITKEIDASFKSDLNKALKAAEPVFDAEVELSSVYSELNDNDLPVSKPQGPVTVQRFVDVIQKSLDQAFEEDDSFIIMGQDIAEYGGVFKITEGFMEKYGKDRIRNTPIIESGALGAALGLALEGFKPVVEMQFADFISCGFNQIVNNIAKSHYRWSPPLNITIRAPHGGGVGAGPYHSQSVEGWFMQIPGLKVVVPGTVEDAQQLLYSSLYDPNPVLFFEHKKLYRSLRAEVPERSAYEPLGKAKLRREGKDASIITYGMGVQWALEIAEDFRQLGVELEILDLRTLLPLDKNSIHQTVRKTGRVLLLQEPSLTLGPLSEISAIISEECFEWLDAPVIRCASLDMPIPFEPNLEKGFLPNAMLRNKLEYLLAF, from the coding sequence ATGACATCCGCCCTTAAAAATATTTCTGAAGAAGAGGCACTCAAGATATACAAATCATTGCTCTTACCTCGCAGAATTGAAGAGCGGATGCTTAAACTGTTAAGACAAAATCAGATAAGCAAATGGTTCTCCGGAATAGGACAGGAAGCCATTAGTGTAGGCCTGACTCTCAGTGCTAAGAAGGAAGATTATATCCTGCCCATGCACAGGAACCTCGGAGTATTTACCACTCGCGGAGTGCCTTTGTATCAACTCTTTTGTCAGTTATTTGGAAAAAAAGAAGGATTTACCGGTGGGCGGGACCGTTCATTTCATTTTGGATCACTCGAACACAATATCGTTGGTATGATCTCTCATCTTGCCGCAATGATGCCGGTAGCTGATGGTTTGGCATTAGCTAAAAAACTGAAAAATGAAGATGCTGTTGTATTCTCATTATGTGGTGATGGTGCCAGTTCCGAAGGCGATTTTCATGAGGCTATTAACCTTGCTGCCGTATGGAAACTACCCGTGGTTTTTGTAATTGAAAATAATGGTTACGGACTTTCTACCCCCGTGAATGAGCAATTCGCCTGTGAAAGACTCTCGGATCGAGCATCAGGATATGGTATCGAAGGATTTCATATTGATGGAAATAATGTTCTTGAAGTAATGGACACTATACAAAAAGCACGGGAACTGGCCCTTGCGGGTAATCCGGTGCTTATTGAGGCTAAAACATTCAGGATGCGGGGTCATGAAGAAGCCTCAGGTACTCATTATGTCCCTGACATCTTATTTGAAGACTGGGCCGAGAAAGATCCCATCCTTCGCCTGGAAAAGGAAATGCTGGCAGCCGGATACATGGAAACGGAAGATGATTTTAAAGAGATCACTAAAGAGATCGATGCCTCCTTTAAGAGCGACCTGAATAAGGCACTTAAAGCTGCAGAACCGGTATTCGACGCGGAAGTTGAACTCTCTTCCGTTTACAGTGAATTAAACGACAATGACCTTCCTGTTTCAAAGCCTCAGGGCCCGGTTACGGTACAGCGGTTTGTCGATGTCATCCAGAAATCACTGGATCAGGCGTTTGAAGAAGATGACTCATTTATCATAATGGGACAAGATATTGCCGAATATGGTGGTGTTTTCAAGATCACGGAGGGATTTATGGAAAAATACGGCAAGGACCGTATCCGAAACACTCCGATCATAGAATCCGGAGCTCTCGGGGCCGCACTCGGTCTTGCCCTGGAAGGTTTCAAGCCGGTAGTAGAAATGCAATTTGCTGATTTTATCAGCTGTGGATTCAATCAGATTGTAAACAACATAGCCAAAAGTCATTATCGCTGGTCTCCTCCGCTGAATATCACCATTCGTGCTCCGCACGGAGGCGGAGTCGGAGCCGGTCCATATCATTCCCAATCTGTTGAGGGTTGGTTTATGCAAATACCGGGATTAAAGGTAGTTGTTCCGGGCACCGTTGAAGATGCACAGCAGCTTTTATATTCCTCTTTGTATGACCCGAATCCGGTGCTCTTCTTTGAACATAAAAAGCTTTATCGTTCTCTTAGAGCTGAAGTACCGGAACGGTCTGCTTATGAACCTCTGGGTAAAGCTAAATTACGCAGGGAAGGCAAGGATGCATCTATTATTACCTACGGCATGGGGGTCCAGTGGGCCCTTGAGATCGCTGAAGATTTCCGGCAACTGGGAGTCGAACTTGAAATTCTGGACCTGAGAACTCTTCTCCCTCTGGACAAAAATAGTATTCACCAGACTGTTCGGAAAACCGGCCGGGTATTACTCCTGCAGGAACCATCTCTTACACTAGGTCCCTTAAGTGAGATCTCCGCCATTATTTCCGAGGAATGTTTCGAATGGCTGGATGCCCCGGTAATTCGGTGCGCCTCTCTGGATATGCCCATCCCGTTTGAGCCAAATTTAGAAAAAGGATTTCTACCTAATGCAATGTTAAGGAATAAGTTAGAGTATTTACTTGCCTTCTAA
- a CDS encoding cation diffusion facilitator family transporter: MASGSKKVIIAALIGNSLISVTKFIAASVTGSSAMLSEGIHSLVDTGNQILLLLGLKKAKKPADDNFPFGHGKEVYFWSFVVAIMIFAVGAGISIYEGIHSLMDPHEIENPMINYIVLGLAMIFEGFAWYFAWKEFKGSKGERGYYEAVRKEKDPTTFVVLFEDSAAMFGLIVAFAGVWLSQLTGLLIFDGIASIIIGVILGATAAWLAHETKGLLIGESADREIVEGINDLAAGKNVIDVVKEVLTLHMGPQYILVTMSVDFKSGMDSDSVEMETAFLSKAIKDKYPRVKRVFIEAEASDLEGK; the protein is encoded by the coding sequence TTGGCCTCAGGATCAAAAAAAGTAATCATAGCAGCTCTCATTGGTAATTCACTGATATCTGTCACCAAATTTATTGCTGCCTCTGTTACCGGCAGTTCTGCGATGCTCTCAGAGGGTATCCATTCCCTGGTGGATACCGGCAATCAGATTTTACTTCTGCTGGGGCTAAAAAAGGCAAAAAAGCCTGCGGATGATAACTTCCCCTTTGGTCATGGCAAGGAAGTGTACTTCTGGAGCTTTGTTGTAGCCATCATGATATTCGCGGTTGGTGCGGGTATTTCCATTTATGAAGGTATACATTCTCTGATGGACCCGCATGAGATCGAAAATCCGATGATAAATTACATCGTTTTAGGACTGGCCATGATCTTTGAAGGATTTGCCTGGTATTTTGCCTGGAAAGAATTTAAAGGTTCGAAAGGAGAGAGAGGCTACTATGAGGCTGTCCGTAAGGAAAAGGATCCCACCACTTTTGTTGTTCTGTTTGAGGACTCTGCCGCTATGTTTGGACTGATCGTGGCATTTGCCGGAGTGTGGCTCTCTCAGTTAACCGGCTTACTGATATTTGACGGTATCGCATCGATCATAATTGGAGTTATACTCGGTGCTACGGCCGCCTGGCTTGCACACGAGACCAAAGGTCTTCTAATCGGAGAGAGTGCCGATCGCGAGATCGTTGAGGGTATAAATGATCTCGCTGCCGGCAAAAATGTGATCGATGTAGTCAAAGAAGTTCTGACTCTTCATATGGGCCCTCAATATATCCTTGTAACCATGTCTGTTGATTTCAAATCGGGGATGGATTCCGACTCTGTCGAGATGGAGACAGCGTTTTTATCAAAGGCTATTAAAGACAAATATCCCAGAGTAAAGAGAGTGTTTATTGAGGCAGAAGCATCTGACTTAGAAGGCAAGTAA
- a CDS encoding alpha-amylase family glycosyl hydrolase, which yields MINFIPALLSAQTVSVTFNVRMSYQIDQGNFDPVNEFVDVAGDFNGWGSSLTKLTDTDNDSVYSVTVSGFTPGVTTQFKFRYNGQWDNREEFPGAGNNRSYTVKPDNNSVTVWYNDEVPPNGPPVADFNTATNSYYTNSLVSFRNQSSGRIMNYEWTFTGGTPATSTESEPVIRYAEPGSYDVQLIVSNESESDTLFKNDYIIVRERISSDSKWWNEVVFYEIFVRSFYDSDGDGIGDFNGLTEKLDYLNDGNPDTDSDLGIGGIWLMPIHNSPSYHGYDVTDYRSINPDYGTMEDFKNFLSEAHSRGIKVIIDYVMNHSSSQHPWFQQSAAGNPAFRDFYRWSDTDPGYSGPWGQQVWHPRNGEYYYGLFWGGMPDLNYEHSAVKDSMFAISDFWIKEIGVDGFRQDAVLYIDEDGSILKNTPETFQFWNEFNTILKNGDPNAFAVGEAWEPTEIALQYMSDDRLDYVFEFDLAQAILNGVNQSDADRIISQMQKVYDSYPFLQYGTFLTNHDQNRVMNVLSRDINKAKTAASLFLTLPGIPYLYYGEEVGMLGQKPDEDIRLPMQWSAETYAGFSNVEPWRSPNSNYSSFNVQTMKEDPSSLFNHYRNLINIRNQSPDLKTGEMELGVSSNSNMIAYLRSSDEGPNPTLVVINISDDVITNASAEFSKDLFSITSETAGWISEIIYRDTLSQDEEYFTPFNRDDELQEIQNISIAPWSIEIISFNAQTTPNEEEDIPSELILDQNYPNPFNPVTNISFELPRADNITLKVYDITGRRVATLEDGFKNEGRHTVRFDASGLASGIYFYQLQSSGLSLNKKMTLIK from the coding sequence TTGATCAATTTCATACCTGCACTTCTCAGTGCACAAACAGTTTCTGTAACTTTTAATGTCAGGATGAGTTATCAGATAGACCAGGGCAACTTTGACCCGGTCAACGAATTTGTGGATGTAGCCGGAGACTTTAATGGATGGGGAAGCAGCTTAACTAAGCTTACAGATACTGATAATGACTCTGTTTACAGTGTTACCGTTAGTGGTTTTACACCCGGAGTAACCACACAATTTAAATTCCGGTATAACGGGCAATGGGATAATCGTGAAGAATTTCCGGGTGCAGGAAATAACCGAAGTTATACCGTAAAGCCTGATAATAATAGTGTAACCGTTTGGTATAATGATGAGGTGCCACCGAACGGCCCTCCGGTTGCAGACTTTAATACGGCTACCAACAGCTACTATACAAACAGCCTGGTTTCATTTCGGAATCAGTCCTCCGGCAGGATCATGAACTACGAGTGGACCTTTACAGGTGGAACTCCTGCTACCTCCACTGAATCCGAACCCGTCATCCGGTATGCTGAACCCGGCAGCTACGACGTTCAACTGATCGTATCAAATGAGAGTGAAAGTGATACTCTTTTTAAAAATGATTATATCATTGTAAGAGAGAGGATTAGTTCAGACAGCAAATGGTGGAATGAGGTGGTGTTTTATGAGATCTTTGTGCGAAGCTTTTATGATTCTGACGGAGACGGGATTGGAGATTTTAACGGACTTACGGAAAAACTGGACTATCTGAATGACGGTAACCCGGATACCGACTCGGATCTGGGAATCGGTGGAATATGGCTGATGCCTATCCACAATTCTCCCAGTTATCATGGTTATGATGTTACCGATTACCGGTCGATCAATCCTGATTACGGGACTATGGAGGATTTCAAAAATTTTCTATCCGAAGCTCATTCCAGGGGTATAAAGGTGATCATCGATTATGTTATGAATCATTCATCCAGTCAGCATCCCTGGTTTCAGCAATCTGCGGCTGGAAATCCTGCATTCCGGGATTTTTATCGCTGGTCGGATACGGATCCGGGTTATAGTGGTCCCTGGGGACAACAGGTATGGCATCCCCGAAATGGTGAGTACTATTACGGTTTATTCTGGGGAGGCATGCCCGACCTGAATTATGAGCATTCGGCCGTAAAAGATTCCATGTTTGCGATCTCTGATTTCTGGATAAAAGAGATCGGTGTAGATGGTTTCAGGCAGGATGCCGTACTTTATATTGATGAGGATGGCTCCATCCTAAAAAATACTCCGGAAACCTTTCAGTTCTGGAATGAATTTAACACCATTCTTAAGAATGGTGATCCAAATGCCTTTGCTGTCGGAGAAGCCTGGGAGCCTACCGAAATTGCTCTTCAGTATATGAGTGATGACCGGCTGGATTATGTATTTGAATTCGATCTTGCCCAGGCGATACTGAATGGAGTAAACCAAAGCGACGCTGACCGAATCATTTCTCAGATGCAGAAGGTATATGACTCCTACCCTTTTTTGCAATATGGTACTTTCCTTACCAATCACGATCAAAACCGGGTGATGAACGTTCTTTCCCGTGACATTAATAAAGCAAAAACTGCCGCCTCCCTCTTTCTAACACTTCCCGGCATCCCATACCTATACTATGGTGAAGAAGTAGGTATGCTGGGACAGAAACCTGATGAAGATATCCGGCTTCCCATGCAGTGGTCAGCAGAGACTTATGCGGGTTTCAGCAATGTAGAACCCTGGCGAAGCCCCAACTCAAACTACAGCAGCTTTAATGTTCAGACCATGAAAGAGGATCCCTCCTCTTTATTCAATCATTACCGAAACTTGATCAATATTAGAAATCAGTCCCCGGATCTAAAAACCGGAGAAATGGAATTAGGAGTATCTTCCAATTCAAATATGATCGCTTATCTAAGAAGCTCTGATGAAGGTCCTAATCCAACTTTAGTCGTTATTAATATCAGCGATGATGTCATAACTAACGCATCGGCAGAATTCTCTAAGGATCTGTTCTCTATAACCAGTGAAACAGCAGGCTGGATCAGTGAAATAATTTACCGAGATACCCTGAGTCAGGATGAAGAGTACTTTACCCCCTTTAACCGGGATGATGAGCTTCAGGAAATACAAAATATTTCCATTGCACCATGGTCAATAGAGATCATCAGCTTCAATGCTCAGACCACACCAAATGAAGAAGAGGACATCCCTTCGGAGTTAATATTGGATCAGAATTATCCGAATCCATTCAATCCTGTTACTAACATCAGCTTTGAATTACCCAGGGCTGATAATATCACACTGAAAGTCTATGATATAACAGGCCGCAGGGTTGCGACGCTTGAGGATGGTTTTAAAAATGAAGGCAGGCATACCGTCCGGTTTGATGCTTCGGGACTGGCCAGCGGTATTTATTTTTATCAGCTACAGAGTTCAGGCCTGAGTCTTAACAAAAAAATGACCCTGATCAAATAG
- a CDS encoding sigma-70 family RNA polymerase sigma factor: protein MSISAVQSYKNYSDEDLMEFFQNGKTAAFNELVYRYQDRLHNFLYRYTHDHQDCEDLVQETFLRVHKSKDSYERIARFSTWMYTIALNLAKSLYKKKKRMYMVTIHKDDSDPEDREMVIEDHNILPDQQLHEKLCIEQLEKALMEIPEDFREVIVLRDIQQLTYEEISDITDVPMGTVKSRINRGRVQLQDLLINYVKPGTNAA from the coding sequence ATGAGTATCTCTGCTGTACAATCGTATAAGAACTACAGTGATGAAGACCTGATGGAATTCTTCCAGAATGGTAAAACCGCTGCCTTTAATGAACTGGTATACAGGTACCAAGACCGCCTGCACAATTTTTTGTACCGATATACACATGATCATCAGGATTGTGAAGACTTGGTTCAGGAGACTTTTCTCAGAGTTCATAAAAGTAAGGACTCATATGAGCGTATCGCCCGTTTTTCTACCTGGATGTATACCATCGCTTTGAATCTGGCTAAGAGCCTGTATAAGAAAAAGAAAAGAATGTATATGGTTACCATTCATAAGGATGATTCAGACCCTGAGGATCGTGAGATGGTAATTGAAGACCATAATATCCTTCCGGATCAGCAGCTGCATGAAAAGCTTTGTATCGAGCAACTGGAAAAAGCACTTATGGAAATTCCTGAGGATTTCAGGGAAGTGATTGTGCTGCGTGATATACAGCAACTGACCTATGAAGAGATCTCTGATATAACGGATGTACCCATGGGTACAGTTAAATCCAGGATCAACCGCGGCAGGGTACAATTGCAGGATCTCCTGATTAATTATGTGAAACCGGGAACAAACGCAGCTTAA